The Leptospira bouyouniensis genome contains a region encoding:
- the rpsJ gene encoding 30S ribosomal protein S10: MAGQRIRVKLKAFDHRLIDQSTFEIVATAKRTGATVSGPIPLPTKKEIYTVLRSPHVNKKAREQFEMRTHKRLIDILNTNEDTVEALMKLQLPAGVSVDIKS; this comes from the coding sequence ATGGCTGGACAAAGAATTCGCGTTAAGTTAAAAGCTTTCGATCATCGGTTGATTGACCAATCAACCTTTGAAATCGTTGCGACTGCGAAGAGGACCGGAGCTACTGTCTCCGGTCCAATCCCACTCCCAACGAAAAAAGAAATCTACACGGTATTACGTTCTCCGCACGTGAATAAAAAAGCTAGAGAACAATTTGAAATGAGAACTCACAAGAGACTCATCGATATTTTAAATACGAATGAAGATACGGTAGAGGCCCTGATGAAGCTTCAACTCCCTGCTGGAGTTTCCGTAGATATTAAATCCTAA
- the tuf gene encoding elongation factor Tu: protein MAKEKFDRSKPHLNIGTIGHVDHGKTTLTAAITTTLAKAIGGKNKAVAYDQIDNAPEEKARGITIATSHQEYETPNRHYAHVDCPGHADYVKNMITGAAQMDAAILVVSATDGAMPQTKEHILLARQVGVPYIVVYLNKADMLAADERDDMVEMVKEEIKDLLNKYNFPGDKTPFISGSALKALEGEDSDLGMKSILKLMEAVDTYVPNPTRIVDKPFLMPVEDVFSITGRGTVATGRVEQGVLKINDEIEIVGIRDTSKSVVTGIEMFRKLLDQAEAGDNIGALLRGTKKEDIERGQVLAKPGTITPHRKFKAEVYVLTKDEGGRHTPFFNNYRPQFYFRTTDITGVCNLPGGMEMVMPGDNVTMSIELIHPIAMDQGLKFAIREGGRTIGSGVVAEIVE, encoded by the coding sequence ATGGCTAAAGAAAAATTTGACCGTTCAAAACCACACTTAAACATCGGAACTATTGGTCACGTTGACCACGGTAAAACTACGCTAACAGCGGCGATCACTACTACCCTTGCGAAAGCGATTGGTGGTAAGAACAAAGCTGTTGCTTATGACCAAATCGATAACGCGCCAGAAGAAAAGGCTCGTGGGATCACTATTGCAACGTCTCACCAGGAATATGAAACTCCTAACCGTCACTATGCACACGTAGATTGTCCAGGTCACGCTGACTATGTAAAAAACATGATTACTGGTGCTGCTCAGATGGACGCTGCGATTCTCGTAGTATCTGCAACTGACGGTGCTATGCCACAAACAAAAGAACACATCCTCCTTGCTCGCCAAGTTGGTGTTCCTTATATCGTTGTTTATCTTAACAAAGCTGACATGCTCGCTGCTGATGAAAGAGACGATATGGTTGAGATGGTAAAAGAGGAAATCAAAGACCTTCTTAACAAATACAACTTTCCAGGTGATAAAACACCTTTCATCTCTGGTTCTGCATTAAAAGCTCTAGAGGGTGAAGATTCTGACCTTGGAATGAAATCCATTTTGAAATTGATGGAAGCAGTTGATACTTACGTTCCAAACCCTACTCGTATCGTTGACAAACCTTTCCTAATGCCAGTTGAGGACGTGTTCTCAATCACTGGTCGTGGAACTGTTGCTACTGGTCGTGTAGAGCAAGGTGTTCTTAAAATCAACGACGAGATCGAGATTGTTGGTATTCGAGATACTTCAAAATCAGTTGTTACTGGTATTGAAATGTTCCGTAAACTACTCGATCAAGCAGAAGCAGGGGACAATATCGGTGCTCTTCTTCGCGGAACGAAAAAAGAAGACATCGAAAGAGGTCAAGTTCTTGCGAAACCGGGTACGATCACTCCACACAGAAAGTTTAAAGCGGAAGTTTACGTTCTTACTAAAGACGAAGGTGGACGTCACACTCCATTCTTTAATAACTACCGTCCACAATTCTACTTCAGAACTACTGACATCACTGGTGTTTGTAACTTACCTGGTGGAATGGAAATGGTTATGCCAGGTGATAACGTAACGATGTCAATCGAACTGATTCACCCGATTGCCATGGACCAAGGTTTGAAGTTCGCGATCCGTGAGGGTGGAAGAACGATTGGTTCTGGTGTTGTTGCGGAGATCGTTGAGTAA
- a CDS encoding elongation factor G-like protein — protein MIYRTIGIFAHIDSGKTTLTERILFEAGVISAVGTIEDGNTESDQLQEEIERGISIRTSFHVVPWKTSFGSFEIQLIDTPGHIDFRNQVTDLLPAMESAIVVLEAGTVVQSQARLVIEELRMANVPMVFFINKLDRFGDDYLDTLVSLEEILGGAPVSLFQKDKSGKLEFYLSNAMSFPKAVKEELLSWNDDLMISSWNDPSGQTDFPMIGLSTGSKSGKLYPVYGGSAKTGEGVRELLDLVLWTEPKDTRELSSEVFPLLVLSRRMAPEIGRYAVVYPTKDLELTSLKNMTMGQRKGKFTTEENDPEERFQFLGASGETGIHTLQKGKLILLKSHNDLDLLPGLPVTLRRDLAPKDHNENSNRNPSPFSIVIEPEESSDKEFWLCRLEELVWEDPGYRHELKEETGQIVLYGRGELHLEIGIRRISAKTEKKLSFSSINIAKLELFKKMSHKVALEHRAFEDQKSSGALIAVLEDTADFSKHIAFEVSLPEEVKHSIETSFMEACLHGFYGEEVCGLRLRVLSYEMPKGDLQTTLTLLKVAILAGVKECFPSNTYLVCPLTEIEVMVDTDHLGVVLSDLSRRNAKVISIFEAVAGKSHLKANASAQNLLGFSGALRNMTKGIGISWERTAFTSEFYAVLKE, from the coding sequence ATGATCTACCGCACCATAGGCATTTTTGCTCATATTGATTCTGGGAAAACTACCCTCACCGAACGAATCTTATTCGAAGCAGGTGTCATTTCTGCTGTGGGCACCATTGAAGATGGTAATACTGAATCTGACCAACTCCAAGAAGAAATCGAAAGAGGGATTTCCATACGAACCAGTTTTCATGTTGTTCCTTGGAAAACTTCTTTTGGTTCCTTTGAAATCCAACTGATTGATACGCCAGGACATATCGATTTTAGGAACCAAGTTACAGACCTATTGCCCGCAATGGAATCTGCGATTGTGGTTTTGGAGGCAGGAACGGTTGTCCAATCGCAAGCAAGGCTCGTCATTGAAGAGTTGCGGATGGCAAATGTTCCGATGGTGTTTTTCATCAACAAACTCGATCGGTTTGGGGATGATTATTTGGATACGTTGGTTTCTCTCGAGGAAATTTTGGGAGGAGCACCTGTGTCTTTATTCCAAAAAGATAAATCCGGAAAATTAGAATTTTATCTAAGCAACGCTATGTCTTTTCCCAAGGCAGTGAAAGAGGAACTTCTGTCATGGAATGATGATTTAATGATTTCCTCCTGGAATGACCCATCGGGCCAAACGGATTTTCCAATGATTGGTTTAAGCACTGGTTCAAAGTCAGGAAAACTTTATCCGGTGTATGGAGGATCTGCCAAAACGGGAGAAGGGGTTCGGGAACTTTTGGATTTGGTGCTTTGGACTGAACCAAAGGATACAAGGGAACTTTCTTCAGAAGTTTTTCCGCTCCTTGTTCTTTCACGCCGGATGGCACCCGAAATTGGTCGTTATGCGGTCGTATACCCAACAAAAGATTTGGAACTTACAAGTCTCAAGAATATGACAATGGGTCAGAGGAAGGGAAAATTCACAACAGAGGAAAACGATCCGGAAGAACGATTTCAGTTTTTGGGTGCTTCCGGAGAGACAGGTATCCATACGTTACAGAAAGGAAAACTCATTTTACTCAAATCCCACAATGACTTGGACCTTTTACCAGGTTTGCCAGTGACTCTGCGAAGGGATCTGGCACCAAAAGATCACAACGAAAATTCAAATAGGAATCCAAGTCCTTTTTCGATTGTGATTGAACCAGAAGAATCTTCGGATAAAGAGTTCTGGTTATGTCGCCTAGAGGAGCTTGTCTGGGAAGACCCAGGGTATCGCCATGAGTTAAAGGAAGAAACAGGACAAATTGTCCTATATGGGCGAGGGGAGTTACATTTGGAAATCGGAATCCGCCGGATCTCTGCGAAAACTGAAAAAAAACTCTCTTTTAGTTCGATAAACATTGCCAAATTAGAGCTTTTTAAAAAAATGTCTCATAAGGTTGCCCTAGAGCATCGTGCCTTTGAAGACCAAAAGTCAAGCGGCGCGCTCATCGCAGTCCTGGAAGATACTGCCGATTTTTCGAAGCATATTGCCTTCGAGGTAAGTCTTCCGGAAGAAGTAAAACATTCGATAGAAACGTCTTTCATGGAAGCCTGCTTACACGGGTTTTATGGTGAAGAAGTTTGTGGCCTCAGACTTAGAGTTCTCTCATATGAGATGCCTAAGGGAGACCTACAAACCACTCTCACGTTACTCAAAGTAGCGATACTTGCAGGAGTGAAGGAGTGTTTTCCATCAAACACATATTTGGTTTGTCCCCTCACTGAAATCGAGGTGATGGTAGACACAGACCACTTAGGTGTAGTTCTTTCTGATCTAAGTCGCAGGAACGCAAAGGTGATATCCATCTTTGAGGCTGTGGCAGGGAAGAGTCACTTAAAAGCCAATGCATCGGCCCAAAACCTGCTTGGCTTTTCAGGGGCTCTTAGAAACATGACCAAAGGGATTGGCATTTCTTGGGAAAGGACTGCTTTTACCTCTGAATTTTATGCAGTTCTAAAGGAGTAA
- the rpsG gene encoding 30S ribosomal protein S7: MSRRRGKVEPRHIEGDPKYNDKVISKFINCLMVDGKKSVAEAVFYDALEVIAKKTGQDPFAVFQEALENAKPQVEVKSRRVGGVTYQVPIEVRPERRLALGIRWLIKYSRGRNEKSMKNKLAAEFMEAQKGTGSAIKKKEDIRKMADANKAFSHYRW, from the coding sequence ATGTCTAGAAGAAGAGGAAAAGTTGAACCGCGCCACATCGAAGGCGATCCAAAATACAACGACAAAGTGATTTCCAAGTTTATCAACTGCCTTATGGTAGATGGTAAAAAAAGTGTCGCAGAAGCAGTGTTCTACGACGCTTTAGAAGTCATTGCGAAAAAAACAGGACAAGATCCTTTTGCTGTTTTCCAAGAAGCTTTAGAAAATGCAAAACCACAAGTAGAAGTTAAATCACGTCGTGTGGGTGGTGTGACTTACCAAGTTCCAATCGAAGTTCGTCCTGAAAGACGTCTTGCACTAGGAATCAGATGGCTAATTAAATATAGCCGTGGTAGAAATGAAAAATCGATGAAGAACAAATTGGCCGCAGAATTTATGGAAGCTCAAAAAGGCACAGGTTCTGCGATCAAGAAAAAAGAAGACATCAGAAAGATGGCAGATGCCAACAAGGCATTCTCTCACTACCGCTGGTAA
- the rpsL gene encoding 30S ribosomal protein S12, translated as MPTINQLIRIGREDQKKRTKSPALKACPQRRGVCTRVMTFTPKKPNSALRKVARVRLTTGIEVTAYIPGEGHNLQEHNVVLIRGGRVKDLPGVRYHIIRGTLDTLGVDKRRKGRSKYGAKRPKA; from the coding sequence ATGCCTACAATTAACCAGCTCATCCGTATCGGAAGAGAAGACCAAAAGAAAAGAACTAAATCTCCCGCTCTAAAAGCATGCCCACAAAGACGTGGAGTTTGCACTAGGGTGATGACTTTCACTCCCAAAAAACCAAACTCGGCTCTTCGAAAAGTTGCAAGGGTACGTTTGACAACTGGAATTGAAGTCACAGCTTATATCCCAGGCGAAGGCCACAACCTCCAAGAACACAACGTTGTTCTCATCCGTGGTGGAAGGGTAAAAGATTTACCAGGGGTTCGTTATCATATCATTCGTGGAACACTGGATACACTCGGTGTGGACAAACGTCGCAAAGGACGTTCTAAATACGGCGCGAAGCGTCCTAAAGCGTAA
- the rpoC gene encoding DNA-directed RNA polymerase subunit beta' — translation MRNYNSFESITIRLASPERIKEWSFGEVKKPETINYRTLKPERDGLFCEKIFGTTKDWECYCGKFKSIRYKGVVCDKCGVEVTHSKVRRERMGHIELAAPVSHIWYYRSVPSRMGLLLDMTINQLKSVLYFEKYVIIDPADSGRNRGELIDEDEYHNYLDEYGDKFIAGIGGDAIKELLARIDVDAEARVIRQKIQDKNKISDKRIFKRLEVLEAFRDSGNRPEWMVLDVVPVIPPELRPMVQLEGGRFATSDLNDLYRRVINRNNRLKRLLALKAPEIIVRNEKRMLQEAVDALFDNSRRKRTVKGKGNRPLKSISDMLKGKQGRFRQNLLGKRVDYSGRSVIVVGPELKYHQMGLPKKMALELFKPFIMKRLVDLELAPNIKSAKKKIEAEDKEVFDVLETVVKEHPVLLNRAPTLHRLGIQAFLPVLVEGKAIKLHPLVCHAFNADFDGDQMAIHVPLAPKAQLETWMLMLSPHNILNPANGQPICGPTQDIVLGIYYLTSEVKDAKGEGKFFTGLEEVMYAIETKTVEIRSKISVLHEGKIIETTPGRLIFNQVMPKGYVYINRTLGDKETNKIIADVYEKFGPGITVVMLDEIKRLGYRYATVFAPTISIDDIRVSPQKEGLVNDANKEVEKADMEYRKGIITNEERRKKVIEIWTKTNDRITEGMFKELEKDQAGFNPVYVMAASGARGSKQQIRQLAGMRGLMAKPSGEIIELAIRSNFREGLGVLEFFISTHGARKGLADTALKTADAGYLTRRLVDISQDVIVSEDDCGTKANITLGIVKEGENVIVSLADRVFGRYTAEDLVDPVTEKVVFPKDTLITRALGQQIENLGYDKIKVRSPLTCRSRHGICTKCYGMDMARLVPAEIGEAVGTIAAQSIGQPGTQLTMRTFHVGGAASATIQEKEHKVPFRSLVKSVNGRLVTNANGAKVFARRGTIIVNRLIQEFNTESLSSVRIVDGQRLEKGEVFATQVGESTEQRVTSDQAGVVSLVGTTLRILGDDIVIPVKIGTILKAEEGQIVEENKALAEFDPYNEVAVSETAGTIQWEDLEIGKNVRRDVDPKTSNIILKVVEQKKDRLVPKVIVGSDGYSVPVDALLQFQNGDKVREGDVIFKIPSVAEKTRDITGGLPRVDELFEARRPKDACTLAEIDGKIEDKGEIVKEKRILYILPDSPEQEKVKVAIPIGKQIRVRQGDFVKRGDQLDEGNFDPHDILTIKGPNALHEYLVSEVQEVYRLQGVHINDKHIEVVVRQMLRKVIITDSGDTSFVNQQQVDKFLFDEENDRVEKEGGSPAQGTPVLLGLTKASLNTESYFSAASFQETTKVLTDAAIKGKTDNLMGLKENVIIGHMIPAGTGMKKYRDIEVFKELPGDLDWDLESEEEEEEVSELSESAPVSTATLSRLVAEEDEDEDELEEESDDSDDEDDDD, via the coding sequence ATGAGAAATTACAATAGTTTTGAATCGATTACGATCCGTTTGGCATCACCCGAACGGATCAAAGAGTGGTCTTTCGGGGAAGTGAAAAAACCGGAAACGATCAACTACCGTACCCTAAAACCGGAGCGAGATGGTCTATTCTGCGAAAAAATCTTCGGAACCACAAAGGATTGGGAATGTTACTGCGGTAAATTCAAATCCATCCGTTATAAGGGAGTGGTTTGCGACAAATGTGGTGTTGAGGTAACTCACTCCAAAGTTCGTCGTGAAAGAATGGGTCATATTGAACTTGCGGCACCTGTTTCGCATATTTGGTATTACCGTTCTGTTCCATCTCGAATGGGACTCCTCCTTGATATGACGATCAACCAACTCAAAAGTGTTCTTTACTTCGAGAAGTATGTGATCATTGACCCAGCTGATTCCGGTAGGAACAGAGGGGAACTCATCGATGAAGATGAATACCATAATTATTTAGATGAATACGGTGATAAATTTATCGCAGGGATTGGTGGGGACGCCATCAAAGAACTGCTCGCACGTATCGACGTGGATGCAGAAGCACGTGTGATCCGTCAAAAGATCCAAGATAAAAACAAAATCTCCGACAAACGTATTTTCAAACGCCTTGAAGTTCTCGAAGCCTTCCGAGATTCGGGAAACCGTCCTGAATGGATGGTTCTAGATGTCGTTCCCGTGATCCCACCAGAACTTCGTCCGATGGTGCAATTGGAAGGGGGACGTTTTGCAACTTCTGACCTTAACGATTTATATCGCCGTGTGATCAACCGTAACAACCGTTTGAAACGACTCCTTGCACTTAAAGCGCCTGAGATCATCGTACGAAACGAAAAACGTATGCTACAAGAAGCAGTTGATGCTCTTTTTGATAACAGCCGTCGCAAACGTACCGTGAAAGGAAAAGGAAATAGACCACTCAAGTCGATTTCTGACATGCTCAAAGGAAAACAAGGTCGTTTCCGCCAAAACCTACTTGGAAAACGTGTGGATTACTCGGGTCGTTCCGTGATCGTAGTGGGTCCTGAACTCAAATACCACCAAATGGGTCTTCCGAAAAAGATGGCTTTGGAACTTTTCAAACCATTCATCATGAAACGCCTTGTGGATTTGGAACTAGCACCAAACATCAAATCTGCGAAGAAAAAAATCGAAGCAGAAGACAAAGAAGTTTTTGATGTATTGGAAACAGTCGTCAAAGAACACCCAGTTCTCCTCAACCGTGCTCCGACTCTTCACAGACTTGGAATCCAAGCATTTTTACCAGTCCTTGTAGAAGGAAAGGCAATCAAACTCCACCCACTTGTATGCCATGCGTTTAACGCTGACTTTGACGGGGACCAAATGGCGATCCACGTTCCGCTCGCTCCAAAAGCACAGCTCGAAACTTGGATGCTGATGTTATCACCGCATAACATCTTAAACCCAGCAAATGGACAGCCAATTTGTGGACCAACACAAGATATCGTTCTTGGAATTTATTACCTCACGTCAGAAGTAAAAGACGCTAAGGGTGAAGGAAAATTTTTCACTGGTCTCGAAGAAGTGATGTATGCAATCGAAACAAAAACGGTTGAAATTCGCTCCAAAATCTCTGTTTTACATGAAGGGAAAATCATCGAAACCACACCGGGAAGGCTTATCTTCAACCAAGTGATGCCAAAAGGGTATGTGTACATCAACAGAACTCTCGGTGATAAAGAAACAAACAAAATCATCGCAGACGTTTACGAGAAGTTTGGACCTGGGATCACTGTTGTGATGCTCGATGAAATCAAACGACTTGGATACCGTTACGCAACTGTATTTGCTCCTACCATCTCGATTGATGACATCCGAGTTTCTCCTCAAAAAGAGGGACTTGTGAATGATGCCAACAAAGAAGTAGAAAAAGCGGATATGGAGTATCGTAAAGGGATCATTACGAACGAAGAACGTCGTAAAAAAGTAATCGAGATTTGGACAAAAACCAATGACCGCATTACAGAAGGGATGTTCAAAGAACTCGAAAAAGACCAAGCGGGATTTAACCCGGTATACGTCATGGCAGCGTCTGGTGCACGTGGATCCAAACAACAGATCCGCCAGCTTGCAGGGATGCGGGGACTTATGGCGAAACCGTCTGGGGAAATCATTGAACTTGCGATTCGTTCCAACTTCCGTGAAGGCCTTGGGGTCTTAGAATTTTTTATCTCTACACATGGTGCGAGGAAAGGTCTTGCGGATACAGCGCTAAAAACGGCCGATGCCGGTTACCTCACTCGTCGTCTTGTGGATATTTCTCAGGACGTAATCGTTTCGGAAGATGATTGTGGAACAAAAGCCAACATCACTCTCGGTATCGTAAAAGAAGGAGAAAACGTCATTGTTTCCCTTGCGGACAGAGTGTTCGGACGTTACACAGCGGAAGATCTAGTGGACCCTGTGACAGAGAAAGTGGTATTTCCAAAAGATACTCTTATCACAAGAGCTCTTGGTCAACAGATTGAAAACCTAGGTTATGATAAAATCAAAGTTCGATCACCTCTGACTTGCCGTTCCCGCCATGGAATTTGTACAAAATGTTATGGTATGGATATGGCACGCCTTGTTCCGGCAGAGATTGGAGAAGCAGTGGGAACCATTGCGGCTCAGTCAATCGGCCAACCAGGAACACAGCTTACGATGAGAACTTTCCACGTGGGTGGTGCGGCATCGGCAACGATCCAAGAGAAAGAACACAAAGTTCCTTTCCGTTCTTTAGTGAAATCAGTAAACGGTCGTTTGGTGACAAATGCGAATGGCGCAAAGGTATTTGCTCGTCGAGGAACCATCATTGTGAACCGACTCATCCAAGAGTTCAACACAGAATCTCTTTCCAGTGTGCGGATTGTGGATGGCCAACGATTGGAAAAGGGAGAAGTGTTTGCGACACAAGTGGGTGAATCCACAGAACAACGTGTCACTTCAGACCAAGCAGGTGTTGTTTCTCTTGTAGGAACCACACTACGCATTCTCGGTGATGACATTGTGATTCCTGTGAAAATCGGAACCATCTTAAAAGCAGAAGAAGGCCAAATTGTCGAAGAAAACAAAGCACTCGCTGAGTTTGACCCTTACAACGAAGTGGCTGTTTCGGAAACTGCAGGAACCATTCAATGGGAAGATTTAGAAATTGGTAAAAACGTCCGTCGTGATGTAGATCCTAAAACTTCGAATATCATCCTCAAAGTGGTAGAGCAGAAAAAAGACCGTCTCGTTCCCAAAGTCATTGTTGGTTCTGACGGGTATTCCGTTCCTGTGGATGCACTCCTCCAATTCCAAAATGGAGACAAAGTCAGAGAAGGGGATGTGATCTTTAAAATCCCATCTGTGGCTGAAAAAACTCGTGATATCACGGGTGGTCTTCCACGGGTAGACGAACTTTTTGAAGCCCGCCGTCCAAAAGATGCCTGCACACTTGCTGAAATCGATGGTAAAATCGAAGACAAAGGGGAAATCGTAAAAGAAAAACGAATCCTCTATATCCTCCCTGATTCACCAGAACAAGAAAAGGTTAAAGTGGCGATCCCAATCGGAAAACAAATCCGTGTTCGCCAAGGTGACTTCGTAAAACGTGGTGACCAGTTGGATGAAGGAAACTTTGACCCACATGATATCCTTACCATTAAGGGACCAAATGCACTCCATGAATACTTAGTATCCGAAGTGCAAGAAGTATACCGTTTGCAAGGGGTTCATATCAACGATAAACACATCGAAGTTGTGGTTCGCCAAATGCTTCGTAAGGTGATCATCACTGATAGTGGGGACACATCCTTTGTGAACCAACAACAAGTGGATAAATTTCTCTTTGATGAAGAAAACGATAGAGTGGAAAAAGAGGGGGGATCTCCTGCACAAGGAACTCCAGTGCTTCTTGGTTTGACCAAAGCATCTCTTAACACTGAGTCTTATTTCTCGGCAGCATCGTTCCAAGAAACAACAAAGGTTCTGACAGATGCGGCCATCAAAGGCAAAACAGATAACCTAATGGGCCTTAAAGAAAACGTCATCATTGGTCACATGATCCCTGCGGGAACTGGTATGAAAAAATACCGTGACATTGAAGTTTTCAAAGAACTCCCTGGGGATTTGGATTGGGACCTTGAGTCTGAAGAAGAGGAAGAAGAAGTTTCTGAACTTTCCGAATCGGCGCCAGTTTCGACAGCCACACTTTCAAGACTTGTGGCAGAAGAAGACGAAGACGAGGATGAGTTGGAAGAAGAATCTGACGACTCCGATGATGAGGACGATGACGATTAG